A single genomic interval of Rhododendron vialii isolate Sample 1 chromosome 3a, ASM3025357v1 harbors:
- the LOC131320999 gene encoding glucomannan 4-beta-mannosyltransferase 1-like, whose translation MRNLIFQKPEVRVAVDVTGSLSYGWQHIRIPVIVPLLSIAIHLCLGMSIMLFVERVYMAIVIICVKLLGKKRYTKYKLDDLKEDLERNKSYPLVLIQIPMYNEKEVYKLSIGAACGLSWPSDCLIVQVLDDSTNEVLRALVELECQKWVEKGVNVKYETRNNRNGYKAGALRDGLQKQYVQECEFVAIFDADFQPDKDFLWRTIPYLLENPELGLVQARWKFVNADECLMTRLQEMSLDYHFSVEQEVGSSMYSFFGFNGTAGVWRIQAVNDAGGWKDRTTVEDMDLAVRASLKGWKFVFVGDLAVKNELPSTFKAYRYQQHRWSCGPANLFRKMTKEIIFCERVSIWKKFHVIYAFFFVRKIVAHWVTFFFYCIIIPVSVLVPEVHLPKPIAIYLPATITILNAVCTPRSMHLLVFWILFENVMSLHRSKAAIIGLLEANRVNEWVVTEKLGNTSKQKCNAKISKKPQSRIGERIHVLELIMGMFMLHCAIYNLLFGKDHFFVYLLLQAGAFFIIGFGHVGTFIPN comes from the exons ATGAGAAATTTAATTTTCCAGAAGCCTGAGGTGAGAGTAGCAGTTGACGTTACAGGTAGTCTCAGTTATGGTTGGCAGCATATACGAATTCCTGTGATTGTACCCCTTCTATCTATAGCAATTCACTTATGTTTGGGGATGTCTATTATGCTTTTTGTCGAACGAGTTTACATGGCCATTGTAATCATATGTGTAAAGTTGTTGGGGAAGAAAAGGTACACCAAGTATAAGTTGGATGACCTGAAAGAAGACCTAGAGCGCAACAAAAGCTATCCATTGGTGTTAATTCAAATACCCATGTACAACGAAAAGGAG GTTTACAAGCTTTCAATTGGGGCTGCATGTGGGCTTTCATGGCCATCAGATTGCTTAATTGTCCAGGTCCTTGATGATTCCACCAACGAAGTCCTAAGG GCTTTGGTGGAGTTGGAGTGCCAAAAATGGGTAGAAAAGGGGGTGAATGTTAAGTACGAAACAAGGAATAACAGGAATGGATACAAGGCTGGAGCCCTTCGCGATGGACTGCAGAAGCAATATGTGCAAGAGTGTGAATTTGTAGCAATATTTGACGCAGATTTTCAACCTGACAAAGATTTTCTTTGGAGGACAATTCCTTATCTTCTTGAGAACCCAGAATTGGGTTTGGTTCAGGCCAGATGGAAATTTG TTAATGCGGATGAATGTCTGATGACTCGTCTCCAAGAGATGTCGCTAGACTATCACTTCTCTGTCGAACAAGAAGTTGGCTCGTCGATGTATTCCTTCTTTGGCTTCAATG GGACTGCTGGAGTTTGGCGGATACAAGCAGTGAATGATGCTGGTGGATGGAAAGATCGAACGACAGTAGAAGACATGGATCTCGCGGTCAGGGCTAGCCTTAAAGGTTGGAAATTTGTCTTTGTGGGGGACTTAGCA GTCAAAAATGAACTCCCAAGTACCTTTAAGGCCTATAGATATCAGCAGCACCGCTGGTCATGTGGCCCAGCTAACTTATTCAGGAAAATGACCAAGGAAATCATATTCTGTGAG AGGGTGTCAATCTGGAAGAAATTTCATGTCATTTACGCGTTCTTTTTCGTAAGAAAGATAGTAGCACACTGGGTCACTTTCTTCTTTTACTGCATCATAATTCCAGTGAGTGTCTTAGTTCCTGAAGTTCATCTTCCCAAGCCGATAGCCATATACCTTCCAGCAACAATTACCATTTTGAATGCTGTCTGCACACCAAG GTCTATGCATCTTCTTGTCTTCTGGATCCTGTTTGAGAATGTGATGTCTCTACATCGATCTAAGGCAGCAATCATAGGACTTCTAGAAGCTAACCGCGTAAATGAATGGGTCGTGACTGAGAAGCTAGGGAACACCTCGAAGCAAAAGTGCAACGCCAAAATATCAAAGAAGCCTCAATCACGAATTGGAGAAAG GATCCATGTCTTGGAGCTGATAATGGGCATGTTTATGCTGCACTGTGCAATCTACAATCTGCTCTTTGGGAAAGATCATTTCTTCGTATACCTGTTACTGCAAGCAGGGGCTTTCTTCATAATCGGATTTGGGCATGTTGGGACATTTATCCCTAACTAG